The Nitrospirota bacterium genome segment TTCTCCGTGGCCCGCTCGAACTGGCGCCGCTCCTCCTCCGCCTTGATCCGGAGCCAGTCGTCCCGGTTGATGACGCCCTTCTCCAGCAACACGTCCTCCAGCGGCGTGCTCTCCACGGCCAGGCTCCTCCCCTCCGTCGGCCGTTCCCCTTGTGGTTTCGGTAGCTCTTCGTGGCCTTCCGACAGGGACTTCGGCTCGGTCACCGAGACCGGCGGCGCCTGTATCGTCGGCCCCTGGATGACTGTTTCTTCCGCCCTTCCCGTCCCCGGCACGAAGCACCATGCCAGCGCAATCCCGAATGCCATCCCAGAGACAATCCGCTTCGTTCGCTGCCTTCTCTGCCTCATCCTCGCCCCCTCTCCTGCCTGACTTGGATACCGCCGCCACACGGATGGAACGAGCCCGATTGTCAAGGTTGGATGGGGGTTTTACTCAGGAATCATGACGGAGCCATTTCCGGTTTGTTACAAGTTCGTTAACAATCCCTCGCCTTTTGAAAATGGCAGAGGGGCTCAACAGGAACATGAACGGCGGAGCTTTAACAGGGTGTTAACGGGGTCGCGATGGGGTCGTTAACGGAAGCGGCTAGGGTGTAGGGCCGTGCCCCTGGAGATCATCCAGATCATCGAGGACGAGCCCCTGCACGCGCAGTTGCTGGACCACACGCTTCGGGAGGCCCGGTACCGAACCAACGTCGCGCACCATGCACTGACCGGCCTGGACGACGTCAGACGGCTCAATCCGGCCCTGATCCTGCTGGACGTGATGCTGCCCGAAATAGACGGCTACGAGGTGTGCCGGAGGCTGCGGGATGACCCGGGGACCCAGGCCACTCCGATCATCATGATCTCGGCGCTGGGCGGAGAGGAACATCGGCTGGGGGGATTCAGGCTGGGGGCGGACGATTACGTCGTGAAGCCTTTCAGCCCGGGAGAAGTCCTCGCGCGGGTCGAGGCTGTGCTCAGGCGAAGCCGTGCCCCCGCCGCGTCGAAGGAATCCTACCTGAACGGGCAACTGATCCTGGAGGAGAGCCGGTTTGTCGTCTCGCTTCACGGGCAGGCCATCCAGCTCTCCGGTCTGGAATGGTGGCTCCTTCGGTACCTGGCCAGGGAAGCTGGCCGTCTGGTGAGCCGCGAGGAGTTGATCGCGCATCTCTGGGGTGAAGACGGTCTGATCCACGACCACGAGCTCGACCGTCAGATCCAGCAGCTCGGCCGGAAGCTCAACGACGGGGCGCTCTGCGCGGGCAGCATCCTCAGGGCCCCCGGCGGCGGGTACCGGCTCTCGTCCCTCCGGCCGTAGCCTCCACGAAGCGCTCGATCCGGCTCGCGATCTCGTCCCGGACCCGGCGGAAGACTGCCCGGCGTTCCTCCTCGGTTCCCTGGGCCGCCGCCGGATCGTCGAAGCTCCAGTGCAGGACCGTTGCCGCACCGGGGAACACCGGACAACTCTCCCTGGCCCGGTCGCAGACGGTGACGACGTAGGCGAACGTCTCTCCCTGGAACTCTTCGATCCCCTTGGACCGGTGATGGGCGATGTCGAGGCCGATCTCGCGCATGACCTCGACGGCGCCGGGGTTCAGTCCGGCCGGCCGCGTACCGGCGCTGGCCACCTCGAACCGGTCCCCGGCCAGGTGACGCAGAAGCCCCTCCGCCATCTGGCTGCGACAGGAATTCCCCGTGCACAAAAACAGGACGCGTTTCTTCTCTCTCCGCTCGCCATTTTGCGCATCACCCGTCACGCATCACCCATCACGGTTTCCTGAGGGAACCAATGCCGGGTGCGGTTGCACAGGGAGCAGACCGAGAGCATGACCGGCACTTCCACGAGCACGCCGACGACGGTCGCCAGCGCAGCCCCGGATTCCGGGCCGAACAGGGCGATCGCGGTCGCCACGGCCAGCTCGAAGAAGTTGCTGGCCCCGATCAGGGCCCCGGGAGCGGCCACCGAGTGGGGAACTCGCCACAGTTTCATCAGCCCGTAGGCCAGGGACGCGTTGAAGTAGACCTGCAGGAGGATGGGGACGGCGATGAGCAGAACGTGGGCCAGCCGCCCCGTGACGTTGCCGGCCTGGAAGCCGAAGATCAGGACCAGGGTGGCCAATAGAGCCGCGACCGTCACCGGCGCGAAGCGGGGGAGGAGCACCTGCTCGAACCAGTGCCGCCCGTGCCGACGCACGAGCCAGCCGCGCAGCAGGGCCCCGAGGGTCAAGGGGATGACAATGAACGCGACGACGGAGGTGAGCAGCACCGTGAACGGGACGGAGAGGGAGGAGGCCCCGCTCACCAGGAAGCGGACGATCGGCGCGAACAGGACCAGCATGATCAGGTCGTTCACCGAAACCTGGACCAGCGTGTAGGCCGGATCCCCGTCGGTGAGGTAGCTCCACACGAAAACCATCGCGGTGCAGGGGGCCGCGGCCAGGATGATCGAGCCGGCGATGTACTGGTCCGCTTCTTCCGGCGCGATCCAGGGGGCGAAGAGGTGCCGGAAGAATAGCCAGGCGAGCAGCGCCATCGAGAAGGGTTTGACCACCCAGTTGACGAGCAGGGTGATCAGGAGCCCGCGGGGACGGGCGCCTGCCTGCCTCAACGACGAGAAGTCCACCTTCATCATCATCGGCGTGATCATCAGCCAGATGAGGACGGCGATGGGCAGGTTGATCTGGCTGCCCTGGCCCAGCTCCAGGCTCCGGAGCGCCTGGACCGTGGTCGGAGCCCAGGTGCCCCACAGGACTCCGGCCAGCATGCAGAAGCCGACCCAGACCGTCAGGTATCGCTCGAAAAGGTTTAGCCGCTTCGCCGGCGGAGCGGCGGACGCCACGGGCAGCGCAACTTCCATCACCACACCCTTCGTCACGTGTCACGCGTCACCCGTCACGCCTTCGTCGGCTTGCGCGCCCGCACGAAGGCGCTCATGAACTTACCGTCCACCGACGCGGCGACCGCGGCCGTGTCGAGTCCCGCCCCTTGCAGGAATTCCCTGGCGTCCTCGGCCCGGTAGATGCGGGTCGGCTCCACCTCGATGTCGGCAAACCCGGTCGCGGCCAGCTTGTCCCGGTACTCCGACTCCTCCAGCGCGCCGGCCACGCAACCGGCCCAAAGCTCGACGCTCCGGCGAATCTCGGGCGGCACGGAGCCGCGGACCACGATATCGGACACGGCGAGCCGGCCGCCCGGCTTCAGGACCCGGAAGGCCTCGGCCAAGGCCCTGTTCTTGTCCGCGGACAGGTTGATGACGCAGTTGGAGATCACGACGTCCACCGACCCGTCGGGCAGGGGGATCTGCTCGATCTCGCCCTTCAGGAATTCCACGTTCTCCACGCCGGCCTTCCGCTGGTTTTCGCGTGCCAGCTCCAGCATCTCGTCGGTCATGTCCAGGCCGTACGCCCGGCCGGTCGGCCCGACGCGCCTCGCCGAGAGAAACACGTCAATGCCGCCTCCGGAGCCCAGGTCCAGTACGGTCTCGCCCGGATTGAGTTGGGCGAGGGCCGTGGGATTGCCGCAGCCGAGTGAAGCCGCGAGCGCCTCGGCCGGAAGCCCCTCCTTGTCCTGAGCCCGATAGAGGTCGAAGGTGATCGGGTCCCAGTGATCGGTTGAAGAGGCTGGCCCGCAACAGGAGCTCCTGCCGCCTTTCGCCTCCAGCGCCGCCTGCCGGTACTGGCTTCGCACGACCGCCTTGATGTCTTCCTTTCTCATGGTCCACCTCCCAGTCACCACAACAAATTCCGTTGATGGATTCGGGCAAAAAAAGTCACTCACAACAGGAACGGGTCTGCGACCGTCCCGGTGCCCTCCGCTTGTTGAACGACGCCAGCAGGTCCGCGATCTGCTCCAGCGTCTCGCGGTTCAGGGAATAGTAAATCCACCGGCCCTCGCGCCGGTCATTGAGAATGCCCGCGTCCTTGAGCGTCTTGAGATGGAAGGACAAGCGTGACTGCCCGGTCTGGAGCACCTCCGTCAGATCGCAGACGCACTGCTCGCACTCGGCGAGACAGTCGATGATCCGCAGGCGCGTCTCATCCGACAGGGCATGGAACCAGCGGGCGGTTTGATCCAATGAGCGGGTTCCGACGAGAGACATGGCAGTCAATATATCAACCAAACTTGAAATGTCAAGGGCCGAAGGAGACGCTCACTGGAACCCGACGGCCCGGCGACCCTCCCTGGACCTCGACCCAAGGAGTCGAACACGTCCGCGAGCGATCCCCTCCAACAGCTCGGCCAGGTGAGCCGGCAGGACCCTGGCCCGTTTGCGCGCCTGCCGCCAGTCCTTCTCAACCCGTGCGACGGACTTCAGCGCCAGCTTGCGCGCCAGCCGGCGGAACTGGGCCCGTTCCTCGTATTCGCCCAGGACCGACTGGGCATGCTTCAACCACCCGACCATGTCCGGCCGTTCGCCCGGACGGCCGAGCGCCCATTCTTCCTGATACCGGACGGATTTGATCTTGAGCCGCAGCTGATGAAGCCGCTTCCGCTTGGGCTTGGCCTGGGCTTCCTGCACCAGCGTCCGGAGCCCGTCCATGTTGGCCTGCCGCAGCTCGGCCAGCCGGTGGGCCATCCACCCGGCCAGGGTCGGGGTGGGAGGAAGCGCATGCTCGCGCACGAGCCGATCAATCTCTCGATAGACCTGCCGGCGCCGGAGCCTGGCCAGCCTCTTGCGGATCCGTTTCCTGACCAGGCGCAGATCGGAACGGGGAGCGTCCGCTCGGGACAGGTACCGTTCAAAGACGTGAAGGGTCCTGAGCGGACTCAGGCGAGAGACACAGTCGGCCATGACCTCGGCGTTCGATGTCTCGCCAACCAATTCCAGATACGCTTGCAACCGCCTGAGGTGGGTCCGCAGCCGGTGCAGGGTCTTGGACCGGTCATCCCCCTGCGACAATCGCTCGAGGGCGTGGAACACCACGGCCCGGTACCTGGCAGCCCGATCGTCCCCCGGCCGATTTTCAATCGCAACCATTTGAATAAACGTGAGAATTTGACGGAGAGCTTGCGACGGATGGAGAAACCCTAGCACGAACCGGGAAACCGATCAAGGCGCTTCAGCTCCCCCGATGACTTGTGCTAGACTGCCCGTCCCTATGGATTGCCTCCTGTTCAGACACGGCCTCGCCGTGGATCGGGAAGAGTGGAAAGGCCCGGAGCCGGAACGGCCGCTGACCGCCAGGGGGATCGAGAAGACCAGGCAGGCGGTGCGCGGATTGGTGAAGCTGGGGATCACGCCCACGCATCTGCTCGCCAGCCCCTTCGTCCGGGCACTGGAGACCGCCAGGCTGATCCGCGAAGTCTCCCGCGCGCGGGTCGAGCTACAGGCCTGCGAAGAGCTCGTGCCCGACGCTCCGCCGGACAAGCTCCTCCCGCTGCTGGCCAACCTGCCTGAAGACGCTTGCGTCATCTGCGTGGGCCATGAGCCCCACCTGGGCGAGGCGGCCGGAGTCATGCTGTTCGGCAAGCCGGTCGGCGGGCTCTCGCTCAAGAAGGCCGGGGCCTGCTGCGTCCGGTTCGAGCGGGGTCCGAAAATCGGGCAGGGGCTCCTGCGCTGGTGGCTGACTCCGTCCCAGCTCAGGGAGCTGGGGAAAACTTAGTCGCCCGCACGTCCCAGCCGGCCCTCGGCCGGAGCTTCCTCGGCCGGCTCCGCGAGGCGGACCGGCTTCTGCCTCCCGTTCTTGAGCAGGGGCTCGATCTTCGCGCGCAGGAGGTCCTGGATCTCCTCCGGAGGCTTGCGGGCGTCGATCACTTCGAAGGAAAACTCCTCGGCCATCTTGTCGAACTCTTCGATCAGCATGGCCTGGTACTTCTTGAAGCTGTCGTAGAGGTCGGCGCTCAGCTTCAAATCCATCCCGGACTCCCAGTAGTTCATGCCCTTGGTCTCGATGACCCGCAAGGCCAGCGTGTCCACGTCGATGCGCAGGTAGCAGACGAGGTCCGGCACGACCGCGAAGCCGAAGACGTCCCGGATCCACTTGCGGTCTCCGCTCCGCACCGTGTCGCGCGCGAAGGCCGTGTAGATGTACCGGTCGGCCAGAACGATGAAGCCGGACCGCAGGGCCGGGATGATCTGGTGCTCCAGCCGGTCCGCGAAGTCCGTCGCGTAGAGCAGGCTGAAGGACCAACGGTCCAGGATGTTCCCCTGCTTGGCCACCTCGATGGTCTTGGACATCAGGCTGGATCTAGTCCAGCCGGTCGTCACGACCCCGTACCCCTGCACCTCCAGCCATTCCTGGAGCAGCTCGATGTGCGTGGAGCGGCCCACGCCGTCCGTTCCCTCAATCGCGATCAGCTTGCCCTTCAGGTCACTCAGATTTAGGTACGGCAAACCGTCGCCAAAATAGCGCCTCCCGTTTTCCATGCGTGCCCCGTTTCGGCTTGTAGTGCTCGATCGCCTGAGAGACGCGCTGGCGCATCTCGTTCTGCTGCTCTTCGATCTCCTGGGTCGCGTCCATCGTGATCAGCCCGTACTCGTCCACGATCTTCTCGTATTCGGCCAGGATGCGGGACTGGAAGATGCGGAAGCTCTCGGTCAAGTCCTGGCTGAGCCCCATGTCCATGCCGGCTTCGTAGTACTTGAGCTGCGCCCTCGTCCCGCCCAGGAGCCGGCCGATCGCTATCTCGATCGGCACCTTGAAGTAGAAGGCGAGATCGGGCCGGATCGCGAAGTTGTAGAGCTTGCGCACCCAGGCCGGAGAGACCCCGCGCACCGCGTCGCGCGCGAACGCGGTGTACACGTACCGGTCCGCCAGCACGATCATGCCGGCCTTCAGCGGCGGCAGGATGTCGTGGTAGAGCCGGTTCGCGAAGTCGGTCGCGTGCAGCAGGCTGAACGTGGTCGGCGTGAGCGCCTTGCTCTTTTTCCCGCGTTTGGTCGTCTCGCGGACCAGCTCGGAGGAGTTCCACTCGGTGAAGAACACGTTGTAGCCCTTGGCCAGCAGCCATTTCTGGAGCAGCAGCAGTTGCGTGCTTTTTCCGGACCCGTCGATCCCCTCGACGATGATCAGCTTGCCCGGAAACGAATGGGGCTGCTCGAACGTCAACGGCGCCGCGCTCATGGGCTCTCTCCCTCGGGAACGCGGGTCACGAAGTGGACCGGCCGCTTGAAGACCTGCTCAAACAGGTCGGCGCGGCTCTTGGCCGCCCAGATTTCCAGCTCCGGATCGCCCGCCGTCTTGAGCGTGATCGTGACGGGCTTCCCCAGCCTCACCTCCAGGTCCTGGATGACCGAGAAGTGGCTCCGGTCCAGGGCGTCGGCGATGCGCAGGAGCGCGCTCAGCACGTCCAGGACCCGCCGGCTCCGCGAGGACAGGGCCTTCAGCGGGGCGTGGTCGTCCCGAGGCAGGGCCCGCCGGTGGTACCGGGCGACGTTCGCGATCATCTCGATCTCCTCGGCCGTCAGCCCGGACAGGTCGCTGTGCGTGATCAGGTAGTAGGCGTGCTTGTGGTGCTGCCGAGAATTGATGAGATAGCCGATGTCGTGCAGGAGCGCCGCGTACTCCAGCCACTCCCGCTCCCGTTCCCCCAGGCCGTGCAGGGGCTCGGTCTGGTCGAAGAGCCGCCCGGCCAGCTCGGCCACGTGGCGGGAATGGGTCTCGGGGTAATGGCAGCGGCGGGCCAGGTAGACGACGTGGCGCCGGCGGACGTTGGGGATCTCCTGCTCGGCCTTGATCCCTTCCCGGTGTTTTTCGATGAAGTCGTAAATCAAGCCTTCCCGGATCGCCTTGTCGCTGATCGTCAGCTCGTCGTGTCCGATCCGGTCCATCAGGATCCGGAGGACCATGGTGGCCGGCAGCAGCGTGTCGGCCCGCTTGGGGTCCAGCCCCGGAATGGCCAGGCGGGTCTTGAAGCTGGCGTCCCGCAGCAGCTCCTCCACGGCCTTGACCTCTTTCCTGGCGATCCTGGCCATGTTGATCTGGGGAATCGGACGGCCGGTGCGCCGCAGGTAGACGATTTCGGCGAGGTTGGCCGCCATGCCGGAGGTGGCCACCAGCCGGTCGAACTCCCTGGTCCGGAACCGCTGCAGGGCCGCCTTCAACTGCGATTCGACGGCCTGCTGCATCTCCCGCAGCATGGACTTGGTCGGCGGATCCTGCTTGAGGTACAGGTCCTTCAGCCGGATCGCGCCCAGCTTGAGGCTCTGTCCCTGGATCATCCGCCTGGGATTACCGTGAATCAGCTCGACCGAGCCTCCGCCCACGTCCACCACCAGGGTCGAGCGATCGGCCAGGTCCATGCTGTGCCGGACCCCCAGATAGATCAGGCGGGCCTCCTCCTGCCCGGTCACGACGCGGACCGTCAGCCCGGTCTGCCGGGCCACCTCCTCGATGAACTCGCCGCCGTTCTTGGCTTCGCGCACGGCGCTGGTGGCCACCGCTTCGATCCGGTCATAGCCCTTGTTGCGGGCCAGGGTGGCCAGGGTCCGGATCACCTCCAGCCCCCTCGCCATGGCCGCCTCCGAGAGGCGATGCGCCTTGAACGTCCCGTCCCCCAGACGCGTCATGTCCTTGAAACGGTCCAGGATCTTGTAGGAGAAGTCGGACTCGACCTCCGCCAGAACCATGTGGATGGAATTGGTCCCGATGTCGAGGATGGCGAGCTTCGTCATGGATGGCAGCTTAGAGGGAGGGCTGCGCCAAGTCAATCGGCTCTTTTACAAATATATTCAAGTAGTTGCGTTGACGACCGAGCCGCCAGTCCGCGCGGCCCAGTCAGCGGGAACGGCCCTAGCCAGCCGTGTGCCGGATGATCTTGCCTTCGACCAGGTAGACGACCAACTCGGCGACGTTGGTCGCATGGTCGGCGATGCGCTCGATGTATTTGGCGATGAACGTCAGGCGAATGGAACGGGAGATCGTGCGGGGGTCCTCCAACATGAAGGACAGAAGCTCCCGAAACAACTGGTGCGTCAGGTCGTCAACGAAATCGTCGTCCTTGAGGACCTTCCGGGCCAGAGCGACGTCCCCCTTCACGAACGCGTCGATGCTCTCTTTCACCATCGTGCGGGCCCAGTTCCCCATGCGCGGGATGTCGATGTACGGCTTGAGCTGCGGCTCCTCGTTCAGCTCGACGGCCCGCTCGCAGATGTTCTCGGCCAGGTCGCTGATCCGCTCGAGCTCCGTGGCGATCTTCATCGCGGTCGTGATGAGGCGCAGGTCCCGCGCCGCGGGCTGGTGCAGCGCCAGCAGCCGGATGCAATCTTCGTCGATCTCGACGTCCAGCGCGTTGACCTCGTGGTCCCGTTCGATCACCTGCTTGGCCAGGCCGGAGTCGCGGGACACCAGGGCGGAGAGGGCCTTGTTGATCTGATCCTCCGCGAGCGCCGCCATCCGCAGCAGCTTCTGCTTCAGATCGGCAAGCTCGTCGTCGAAATGCCGCTGCATTCAACCCCCGTGATGGGTGATCAGTGATGTGTGATGGGGGCAGTCTCCGTGGGTTTCACCGATCACCCATGACCCATCACCGAATCTCAGCCGAACCGTCCCGTGATGTAGTCCTCGGTCTGCTTCTGGGCCGGATTCGTGAACAGGCGCTGGGTCGGCCCGAACTCCACCAGCTCGCCGAGATACATGAAGGCCGCCCAGTCGGACACCCGCGCGGCCTGCTGCATGTTGTGCGTCACGATCAGAATCGTCACTTTCCGCTTCAACGTCAGCAGCAGCTCTTCGATGCTGGCCGTCGCGATGGGGTCGAGCGCGGAAGTCGGCTCGTCCAACAATAACATCTCCGGGTCCGTCGCCAGCGCCCGCGCGATGCAGAGCCGCTGCTGCTGCCCGCCGGACAGGGAGAACGCCTGCGCCGGCAGCCGGTCCTTGACCTCGTCCCACAGCGCCGCGCTCCGCAGTGCCTGCTCCACCTTTTCGTCCAGCAGGCTCCGCGCGCCCAGGCCGCGCACCCGCAGGCCGTAGGCCACGTTCTCGTAAATGGACTTAGGAAACGGGTTGGGCTTCTGAAACACCATGGCGATCCGCATCCGCACCTCGATGGGATCCATGTCGTGCGACAGGATGTTGCGCTCGTCGGGATAGAGGATGATTTCCCCGTCGTAGCCGTTGCCGGCGTAGAGGTCGTGCATCCGGTTGAAGCAGCGCAGGAAGGTGGATTTGCCGCAGCCGGAGGGACCGATCAGCGCCGTGATCTGGCACTCGGCGATCGGCACGGAGATGGCCTTCAACGCCGGGCGGCCGCCGTAGGAGAAACTGAGCGATCGCGTTTCGGCCTTGAGCGGCTTCGGCCGGTCATGGGATTCGTCCGTATACACGCCGCCTCCTACCACGTGATCCGTTTGCGCACGCGATACCTCAAAAAGATCGCCACCCCGTTCATGGCCAAGGTCATCACGACCAGGATGACTCCCGCCGCGGCGGCGTTCGCGAGAAACTCCGCGCCGGGCCTCGACACCCACGTGAACATTTGAATCGGCAGGACCGTAAACGGCGAGAGCAGCCACTCGAAGGACACGAACGGCGGGTCCGTCGTGAGCGGAGCCGGCGGCAGAAAGGCGATGAAGGTCAAGGCCCCGATCGTGATGACCGGAGCGGTCTCGCCGATGGCCCGGCTCAACGCCAGAATGACGCCGGTCAGGATCCCCGCGGTCGAGTAGGGCAGGACATGATGCCGGACGGTCTGCCATTTGGTCGCACCCAGCGCGTAGGCGGCCTCTCGAATCTCCACCGGGATGGCCCGGATGGCTTCCCGCGTCGCCACGATGACGATCGGAAGGATGAGCAACGCCAGCGTCAGACCGGCGGCGAGCAGGCTCTCGCCCAGACCCAGGAGGTACACGAACAGGCCCAGCGCCAGCAGGCCGTAGATGATGGACGGCACCCCGGCCAGATTCGTGACCGTGACTTCGATCAACTGCGTGAGCCAGTTCTTCCTGGCGTACTCCTCCAAGTAGATCCCCGCCGCGACGCCGAGCGGGACTCCGACGAGCGCCGTCACCAGCATGGTCAGGCTGGAGCCCACCCACGCCGGCAAGATCCCCGCCTGCTCCGCATGGCGGGAGGGAAAGGAGGTCAAGAATTGCCAGTCAATCCGGGCCATCCCCTCGACCACGAGCCGGCCGAACAACAGCACCAGCGTGAGGACTCCCACGGCAAGGGAGAGCAGCCCCAGGGCCATGAACATCCGTTCGGCGACCTTACGCCGGAGCAGGGACCGTCGCAGCGGTGTGGATGCGGTGCCCGGCATCAATAGACTTCCCGGAACCGTCTGCGCATGAGATGGCCCAGAACGTTGAAGAGCAGGGTCATGAGCGCGAGGACGAGGCCGGCCGCGAAAATGCTCTGGTACCCGATGCTGCCGTGCGGCAAATCACCAAGCGCCACCTGGACGATGTAGGCCGTGATCGTCGCCGCCGGCTCCATCGGATTCCACGTCAAGCTCGGATTCTGGCCCGCCGCGATCGCCACCACCATCGTCTCGCCGACCGCGCGCGAGACCCCCAGGACGTAGGCCGCCACCAGGCCGGACATCGCGCCCGGCACCACGACCCGCAAGGCGGTTTGCAGACGGGTGGCGCCCATGGCGTACGAACCCTCCCGCAAGGTCATCGGCACCGCGCGCATGGCATCCTCGCTCAACGAGATCACGAACGGCATGATCATGATGCCGATGACCAGACCGGGCCCGAGCATGTTGAAGCCGGGCAGATCGGGCCAGAGGACCTGCAACGACGGAGTGACGACCAGGAGAGCAAAGTATCCGTACACGACGGTGGGCACGGCGCCCAGGAGTTCCAGCAGGGGTTTGATCAGCTCGCGCAGGCGCGCCGGGGCGAACTCGGAAAGGTAAATCGCCGCAACCGTGCCCAACGGGACCGCCACCAGGAGCCCCACGCCGCTGGTGACGAGGGTCCCCGCCAGCAGCGGCAGGATGCCGTAGCGGGGGTCCGCGAACAGCGGCGTCCACAAGGTATCGGTCAAGAAATCCTTGAGCGAGACCGTACGGAAAAAGCCAACAGACTCGTAGAGCAGGACGGCCACGATCGTCACGGTCGTGGCGACGGAGGCCAACGCGGCGAGGAAGAGTGCCCCCTCGATCAGCCGCTCGTGAAGCCGGTGTCGGCGGCGTCGGGCAAGGGCCGGCGTTTCGGTGCGCGGCTCTGTCATCCGAACCGTCTCTTGCGCGACGAGCAGCGACTCATCCATCCGACGCACACCCCCTCGGGTTCCTGCGATT includes the following:
- a CDS encoding response regulator transcription factor — its product is MPLEIIQIIEDEPLHAQLLDHTLREARYRTNVAHHALTGLDDVRRLNPALILLDVMLPEIDGYEVCRRLRDDPGTQATPIIMISALGGEEHRLGGFRLGADDYVVKPFSPGEVLARVEAVLRRSRAPAASKESYLNGQLILEESRFVVSLHGQAIQLSGLEWWLLRYLAREAGRLVSREELIAHLWGEDGLIHDHELDRQIQQLGRKLNDGALCAGSILRAPGGGYRLSSLRP
- a CDS encoding arsenate reductase ArsC, with the translated sequence MTGDAQNGERREKKRVLFLCTGNSCRSQMAEGLLRHLAGDRFEVASAGTRPAGLNPGAVEVMREIGLDIAHHRSKGIEEFQGETFAYVVTVCDRARESCPVFPGAATVLHWSFDDPAAAQGTEEERRAVFRRVRDEIASRIERFVEATAGGTRAGTRRRGP
- the arsB gene encoding ACR3 family arsenite efflux transporter encodes the protein MEVALPVASAAPPAKRLNLFERYLTVWVGFCMLAGVLWGTWAPTTVQALRSLELGQGSQINLPIAVLIWLMITPMMMKVDFSSLRQAGARPRGLLITLLVNWVVKPFSMALLAWLFFRHLFAPWIAPEEADQYIAGSIILAAAPCTAMVFVWSYLTDGDPAYTLVQVSVNDLIMLVLFAPIVRFLVSGASSLSVPFTVLLTSVVAFIVIPLTLGALLRGWLVRRHGRHWFEQVLLPRFAPVTVAALLATLVLIFGFQAGNVTGRLAHVLLIAVPILLQVYFNASLAYGLMKLWRVPHSVAAPGALIGASNFFELAVATAIALFGPESGAALATVVGVLVEVPVMLSVCSLCNRTRHWFPQETVMGDA
- a CDS encoding arsenite methyltransferase; its protein translation is MRKEDIKAVVRSQYRQAALEAKGGRSSCCGPASSTDHWDPITFDLYRAQDKEGLPAEALAASLGCGNPTALAQLNPGETVLDLGSGGGIDVFLSARRVGPTGRAYGLDMTDEMLELARENQRKAGVENVEFLKGEIEQIPLPDGSVDVVISNCVINLSADKNRALAEAFRVLKPGGRLAVSDIVVRGSVPPEIRRSVELWAGCVAGALEESEYRDKLAATGFADIEVEPTRIYRAEDAREFLQGAGLDTAAVAASVDGKFMSAFVRARKPTKA
- a CDS encoding metalloregulator ArsR/SmtB family transcription factor → MSLVGTRSLDQTARWFHALSDETRLRIIDCLAECEQCVCDLTEVLQTGQSRLSFHLKTLKDAGILNDRREGRWIYYSLNRETLEQIADLLASFNKRRAPGRSQTRSCCE
- a CDS encoding CHAD domain-containing protein; this encodes MVAIENRPGDDRAARYRAVVFHALERLSQGDDRSKTLHRLRTHLRRLQAYLELVGETSNAEVMADCVSRLSPLRTLHVFERYLSRADAPRSDLRLVRKRIRKRLARLRRRQVYREIDRLVREHALPPTPTLAGWMAHRLAELRQANMDGLRTLVQEAQAKPKRKRLHQLRLKIKSVRYQEEWALGRPGERPDMVGWLKHAQSVLGEYEERAQFRRLARKLALKSVARVEKDWRQARKRARVLPAHLAELLEGIARGRVRLLGSRSREGRRAVGFQ
- a CDS encoding histidine phosphatase family protein, which codes for MDCLLFRHGLAVDREEWKGPEPERPLTARGIEKTRQAVRGLVKLGITPTHLLASPFVRALETARLIREVSRARVELQACEELVPDAPPDKLLPLLANLPEDACVICVGHEPHLGEAAGVMLFGKPVGGLSLKKAGACCVRFERGPKIGQGLLRWWLTPSQLRELGKT
- a CDS encoding thymidylate kinase, which translates into the protein MENGRRYFGDGLPYLNLSDLKGKLIAIEGTDGVGRSTHIELLQEWLEVQGYGVVTTGWTRSSLMSKTIEVAKQGNILDRWSFSLLYATDFADRLEHQIIPALRSGFIVLADRYIYTAFARDTVRSGDRKWIRDVFGFAVVPDLVCYLRIDVDTLALRVIETKGMNYWESGMDLKLSADLYDSFKKYQAMLIEEFDKMAEEFSFEVIDARKPPEEIQDLLRAKIEPLLKNGRQKPVRLAEPAEEAPAEGRLGRAGD
- the tmk gene encoding dTMP kinase; amino-acid sequence: MSAAPLTFEQPHSFPGKLIIVEGIDGSGKSTQLLLLQKWLLAKGYNVFFTEWNSSELVRETTKRGKKSKALTPTTFSLLHATDFANRLYHDILPPLKAGMIVLADRYVYTAFARDAVRGVSPAWVRKLYNFAIRPDLAFYFKVPIEIAIGRLLGGTRAQLKYYEAGMDMGLSQDLTESFRIFQSRILAEYEKIVDEYGLITMDATQEIEEQQNEMRQRVSQAIEHYKPKRGTHGKREALFWRRFAVPKSE
- a CDS encoding Ppx/GppA phosphatase family protein, coding for MTKLAILDIGTNSIHMVLAEVESDFSYKILDRFKDMTRLGDGTFKAHRLSEAAMARGLEVIRTLATLARNKGYDRIEAVATSAVREAKNGGEFIEEVARQTGLTVRVVTGQEEARLIYLGVRHSMDLADRSTLVVDVGGGSVELIHGNPRRMIQGQSLKLGAIRLKDLYLKQDPPTKSMLREMQQAVESQLKAALQRFRTREFDRLVATSGMAANLAEIVYLRRTGRPIPQINMARIARKEVKAVEELLRDASFKTRLAIPGLDPKRADTLLPATMVLRILMDRIGHDELTISDKAIREGLIYDFIEKHREGIKAEQEIPNVRRRHVVYLARRCHYPETHSRHVAELAGRLFDQTEPLHGLGEREREWLEYAALLHDIGYLINSRQHHKHAYYLITHSDLSGLTAEEIEMIANVARYHRRALPRDDHAPLKALSSRSRRVLDVLSALLRIADALDRSHFSVIQDLEVRLGKPVTITLKTAGDPELEIWAAKSRADLFEQVFKRPVHFVTRVPEGESP
- the phoU gene encoding phosphate signaling complex protein PhoU — its product is MQRHFDDELADLKQKLLRMAALAEDQINKALSALVSRDSGLAKQVIERDHEVNALDVEIDEDCIRLLALHQPAARDLRLITTAMKIATELERISDLAENICERAVELNEEPQLKPYIDIPRMGNWARTMVKESIDAFVKGDVALARKVLKDDDFVDDLTHQLFRELLSFMLEDPRTISRSIRLTFIAKYIERIADHATNVAELVVYLVEGKIIRHTAG
- the pstB gene encoding phosphate ABC transporter ATP-binding protein PstB, coding for MYTDESHDRPKPLKAETRSLSFSYGGRPALKAISVPIAECQITALIGPSGCGKSTFLRCFNRMHDLYAGNGYDGEIILYPDERNILSHDMDPIEVRMRIAMVFQKPNPFPKSIYENVAYGLRVRGLGARSLLDEKVEQALRSAALWDEVKDRLPAQAFSLSGGQQQRLCIARALATDPEMLLLDEPTSALDPIATASIEELLLTLKRKVTILIVTHNMQQAARVSDWAAFMYLGELVEFGPTQRLFTNPAQKQTEDYITGRFG